The proteins below are encoded in one region of Homo sapiens chromosome 2, GRCh38.p14 Primary Assembly:
- the STK16 gene encoding serine/threonine-protein kinase 16 isoform X2 has translation MRPGCCYHSSRDLKPTNILLGDEGQPVLMDLGSMNQACIHVEGSRQALTLQDWAAQRCTISYRAPELFSVQSHCVIDERTDVWSLGCVLYAMMFGEGPYDMVFQKGDSVALAVQNQLSIPQSPRHSSALRQLLNSMMTVDPHQRPHIPLLLSQLEALQPPAPGQHTTQI, from the exons ATGAGGCCTGGCTGCTGCTACCATTCTTCAAG AGACTTGAAGCCCACCAATATATTGCTTGGAGATGAGGGGCAGCCAGTTTTAATGGACTTGGGTTCCATGAATCAAGCATGCATCCATGTGGAGGGCTCCCGCCAGGCTCTGACCCTGCAG GACTGGGCAGCCCAGCGGTGCACCATCTCCTACCGAGCCCCAGAGCTCTTCTCTGTGCAGAGTCACTGTGTCATCGATGAGCGGACTGATGTCTGG TCCCTAGGCTGCGTGCTATATGCCATGATGTTTGGGGAAGGCCCTTATGACATGGTGTTCCAAAAGGGTGACAGTGTGGCCCTTGCTGTGCAGAACCAACTCAGCATCCCACAAAGCCCCAG GCATTCTTCAGCATTGCGGCAGCTCCTGAACTCGATGATGACCGTGGACCCGCATCAGCGTCCTCACATTCCTCTCCTCCTCAGTCAGCTGGAGGCGCTTCAGCCCCCAGCTCCTGGCCAACATACTACCCAAATCTGA
- the STK16 gene encoding serine/threonine-protein kinase 16 isoform 1 (isoform 1 is encoded by transcript variant 2) — translation MGHALCVCSRGTVIIDNKRYLFIQKLGEGGFSYVDLVEGLHDGHFYALKRILCHEQQDREEAQREADMHRLFNHPNILRLVAYCLRERGAKHEAWLLLPFFKRGTLWNEIERLKDKGNFLTEDQILWLLLGICRGLEAIHAKGYAHRDLKPTNILLGDEGQPVLMDLGSMNQACIHVEGSRQALTLQDWAAQRCTISYRAPELFSVQSHCVIDERTDVWSLGCVLYAMMFGEGPYDMVFQKGDSVALAVQNQLSIPQSPRHSSALRQLLNSMMTVDPHQRPHIPLLLSQLEALQPPAPGQHTTQI, via the exons ATGGGCCACGCGCTGTGTGTCTGCTCTCGGGGAACTGTCATCATTGACAATAAGCGCTACCTCTTCATCCAGAAACTGGGGGAGGG TGGGTTCAGCTATGTGGACCTAGTGGAAGGGTTACATGATGGACACTTCTACGCCCTGAAGCGAATCCTGTGTCACGAGCAGCAGGACCGGGAGGAGGCCCAGCGAGAAGCCGACATGCATCGCCTCTTCAATCACCCCAACATCCTTCGCCTCGTGGCTTACTGTCTGAGGGAACGGGGTGCTAAGCATGAGGCCTGGCTGCTGCTACCATTCTTCAAG AGAGGTACGCTGTGGAATGAGATAGAAAGGCTGAAGGACAAAGGCAACTTCCTGACCGAGGATCAAATCCTTTGGCTGCTGCTGGGGATCTGCAGAGGCCTTGAGGCCATTCATGCCAAGGGTTATGCCCACAG AGACTTGAAGCCCACCAATATATTGCTTGGAGATGAGGGGCAGCCAGTTTTAATGGACTTGGGTTCCATGAATCAAGCATGCATCCATGTGGAGGGCTCCCGCCAGGCTCTGACCCTGCAG GACTGGGCAGCCCAGCGGTGCACCATCTCCTACCGAGCCCCAGAGCTCTTCTCTGTGCAGAGTCACTGTGTCATCGATGAGCGGACTGATGTCTGG TCCCTAGGCTGCGTGCTATATGCCATGATGTTTGGGGAAGGCCCTTATGACATGGTGTTCCAAAAGGGTGACAGTGTGGCCCTTGCTGTGCAGAACCAACTCAGCATCCCACAAAGCCCCAG GCATTCTTCAGCATTGCGGCAGCTCCTGAACTCGATGATGACCGTGGACCCGCATCAGCGTCCTCACATTCCTCTCCTCCTCAGTCAGCTGGAGGCGCTTCAGCCCCCAGCTCCTGGCCAACATACTACCCAAATCTGA
- the GLB1L gene encoding beta-galactosidase-1-like protein isoform X1 produces the protein MAPKKLSCLRSLLLPLSLTLLLPQADTRSFVVDRGHDRFLLDGAPFRYVSGSLHYFRVPRVLWADRLLKMRWSGLNAIQFYVPWNYHEPQPGVYNFNGSRDLIAFLNEAALANLLVILRPGPYICAEWEMGGLPSWLLRKPEIHLRTSDPDFLAAVDSWFKVLLPKIYPWLYHNGGNIISIQVENEYGSYRACDFSYMRHLAGLFRALLGEKILLFTTDGPEGLKCGSLRGLYTTVDFGPADNMTKIFTLLRKYEPHGPLVNSEYYTGWLDYWGQNHSTRSVSAVTKGLENMLKLGASVNMYMFHGGTNFGYWNGADKKGRFLPITTSYDYDAPISEAGDPTPKLFALRDVISKFQEVPLGPLPPPSPKMMLGPVTLHLVGHLLAFLDLLCPRGPIHSILPMTFEAVKQDHGFMLYRTYMTHTIFEPTPFWVPNNGVHDRAYVMVDGVFQGVVERNMRDKLFLTGKLGSKLDILVENMGRLSFGSNSSDFKGLLKPPILGQTILTQWMMFPLKIDNLVKWWFPLQLPKWPYPQAPSGPTFYSKTFPILGSVGDTFLYLPGWTKGQVWINGFNLGRYWTKQGPQQTLYVPRFLLFPRGALNKITLLELEDVPLQPQVQFLDKPILNSTSTLHRTHINSLSADTLSASEPMELSGH, from the exons ATGGCTCCCAAGAAGCTGTCCTGCCTTCGTTCCCTGCTGCTGCCGCTCAGCCTGACGCTACTGCTGCCCCAG GCAGACACTCGGTCGTTCGTAGTGGATAGGGGTCATGACCGGTTTCTCCTAGACGGGGCCCCGTTCCGCTATGTGTCTGGCAGCCTGCACTACTTTCGGGTACCGCGGGTGCTTTGGGCCGACCGGCTTTTGAAGATGCGATGGAGCGGCCTCAACGCCATACAGTT TTATGTGCCCTGGAACTACCACGAGCCACAGCCTGGGGTCTATAACTTTAATGGCAGCCGGGACCTCATTGCCTTTCTGAATGAGGCAGCTCTAGCGAACCTGTTGGTCATACTGAGACCAGGACCTTACATCTGTGCAGAGTGGGAGATG GGGGGTCTCCCATCCTGGTTGCTTCGAAAACCTGAAATTCATCTAAGAACCTCAGATCCAG ACTTCCTTGCCGCAGTGGACTCCTGGTTCAAGGTCTTGCTGCCCAAGATATATCCATGGCTTTATCACAATGGGGGCAACATCATTAGCATTCAG GTGGAGAATGAATATGGTAGCTACAGAGCCTGTGACTTCAGCTACATGAGGCACTTGGCTGGGCTCTTCCGTGCACTGCTAGGAGAAAAGATCTTGCTCTTCACCACAGATGGGCCTGAAGGACTCAAGTGTGGCTCCCTCCGGGGACTCTATACCACTGTAGATTTTGGCCCAG CTGACAACATGACCAAAATCTTTACCCTGCTTCGGAAGTATGAACCCCATGGGCCATTG GTAAACTCTGAGTACTACACAGGCTGGCTGGATTACTGGGGCCAGAATCACTCCACACGGTCTGTGTCAGCTGTAACCAAAGGACTAGAGAACATGCTCAAGTTGGGAGCCAGTGTGAACAT GTACATGTTCCATGGAGGTACCAACTTTGGATATTGGAATG GTGCCGATAAGAAGGGACGCTTCCTTCCGATTACTACCAGCTATGACTATGATGCACCTATATCTGAAGCAGGGGACCCCACACCTAAGCTTTTTGCTCTTCGAGATGTCATCAGCAAG TTCCAGGAAGTTCCTTTGGGACCTTTACCTCCCCCGAGCCCCAAGATGATGCTTGGACCTGTGACTCTGCACCTG GTTGGGCATTTACTGGCTTTCCTAGACTTGCTTTGCCCCCGTGGGCCCATTCATTCAATCTTGCCAATGACCTTTGAGGCTGTCAAGCAG GACCATGGCTTCATGTTGTACCGAACCTATATGACCCATACCATTTTTGAGCCAACACCATTCTGGGTGCCAAATAATGGAGTCCATGACCGTGCCTATGTGATGGTGGATGGG GTGTTCCAGGGTGTTGTGGAGCGAAATATGAGAGACAAACTATTTTTGACGGGGAAACTGGGGTCCAAACTGGATATCTTGGTGGAGAACATGGGGAGGCTCAGCTTTGGGTCTAACAGCAGTGACTTCAAG GGCCTGTTGAAGCCACCAATTCTGGGGCAAACAATCCTTACCCAGTGGATGATGTTCCCTCTGAAAATTGATAACCTTGTGAAGTGGTGGTTTCCCCTCCAGTTGCCAAAATGGCCATATCCTCAAGCTCCTTCTGGCCCCACATTCTACTCCAAAACATTTCCAATTTTAGGCTCAGTTGGGGACACATTTCTATATCTACCTGGATGGACCAAG GGCCAAGTCTGGATCAATGGGTTTAACTTGGGCCGGTACTGGACAAAGCAGGGGCCACAACAGACCCTCTACGTGCCAAGATTCCTGCTGTTTCCTAGGGGAGCCCTCAACAAAATTACATTGCTGGAACTAGAAGATGTACCTCTCCAGCCCCAAGTCCAATTTTTGGATAAGCCTATCCTCAATAGCACTAGTACTTTGCACAGGACACATATCAATTCCCTTTCAGCTGATACACTGAGTGCCTCTGAACCAATGGAGTTAAGTGGGCACTGA
- the GLB1L gene encoding beta-galactosidase-1-like protein isoform X2 gives MAPKKLSCLRSLLLPLSLTLLLPQADTRSFVVDRGHDRFLLDGAPFRYVSGSLHYFRVPRVLWADRLLKMRWSGLNAIQFYVPWNYHEPQPGVYNFNGSRDLIAFLNEAALANLLVILRPGPYICAEWEMGGLPSWLLRKPEIHLRTSDPADNMTKIFTLLRKYEPHGPLVNSEYYTGWLDYWGQNHSTRSVSAVTKGLENMLKLGASVNMYMFHGGTNFGYWNGADKKGRFLPITTSYDYDAPISEAGDPTPKLFALRDVISKFQEVPLGPLPPPSPKMMLGPVTLHLVGHLLAFLDLLCPRGPIHSILPMTFEAVKQDHGFMLYRTYMTHTIFEPTPFWVPNNGVHDRAYVMVDGVFQGVVERNMRDKLFLTGKLGSKLDILVENMGRLSFGSNSSDFKGLLKPPILGQTILTQWMMFPLKIDNLVKWWFPLQLPKWPYPQAPSGPTFYSKTFPILGSVGDTFLYLPGWTKGQVWINGFNLGRYWTKQGPQQTLYVPRFLLFPRGALNKITLLELEDVPLQPQVQFLDKPILNSTSTLHRTHINSLSADTLSASEPMELSGH, from the exons ATGGCTCCCAAGAAGCTGTCCTGCCTTCGTTCCCTGCTGCTGCCGCTCAGCCTGACGCTACTGCTGCCCCAG GCAGACACTCGGTCGTTCGTAGTGGATAGGGGTCATGACCGGTTTCTCCTAGACGGGGCCCCGTTCCGCTATGTGTCTGGCAGCCTGCACTACTTTCGGGTACCGCGGGTGCTTTGGGCCGACCGGCTTTTGAAGATGCGATGGAGCGGCCTCAACGCCATACAGTT TTATGTGCCCTGGAACTACCACGAGCCACAGCCTGGGGTCTATAACTTTAATGGCAGCCGGGACCTCATTGCCTTTCTGAATGAGGCAGCTCTAGCGAACCTGTTGGTCATACTGAGACCAGGACCTTACATCTGTGCAGAGTGGGAGATG GGGGGTCTCCCATCCTGGTTGCTTCGAAAACCTGAAATTCATCTAAGAACCTCAGATCCAG CTGACAACATGACCAAAATCTTTACCCTGCTTCGGAAGTATGAACCCCATGGGCCATTG GTAAACTCTGAGTACTACACAGGCTGGCTGGATTACTGGGGCCAGAATCACTCCACACGGTCTGTGTCAGCTGTAACCAAAGGACTAGAGAACATGCTCAAGTTGGGAGCCAGTGTGAACAT GTACATGTTCCATGGAGGTACCAACTTTGGATATTGGAATG GTGCCGATAAGAAGGGACGCTTCCTTCCGATTACTACCAGCTATGACTATGATGCACCTATATCTGAAGCAGGGGACCCCACACCTAAGCTTTTTGCTCTTCGAGATGTCATCAGCAAG TTCCAGGAAGTTCCTTTGGGACCTTTACCTCCCCCGAGCCCCAAGATGATGCTTGGACCTGTGACTCTGCACCTG GTTGGGCATTTACTGGCTTTCCTAGACTTGCTTTGCCCCCGTGGGCCCATTCATTCAATCTTGCCAATGACCTTTGAGGCTGTCAAGCAG GACCATGGCTTCATGTTGTACCGAACCTATATGACCCATACCATTTTTGAGCCAACACCATTCTGGGTGCCAAATAATGGAGTCCATGACCGTGCCTATGTGATGGTGGATGGG GTGTTCCAGGGTGTTGTGGAGCGAAATATGAGAGACAAACTATTTTTGACGGGGAAACTGGGGTCCAAACTGGATATCTTGGTGGAGAACATGGGGAGGCTCAGCTTTGGGTCTAACAGCAGTGACTTCAAG GGCCTGTTGAAGCCACCAATTCTGGGGCAAACAATCCTTACCCAGTGGATGATGTTCCCTCTGAAAATTGATAACCTTGTGAAGTGGTGGTTTCCCCTCCAGTTGCCAAAATGGCCATATCCTCAAGCTCCTTCTGGCCCCACATTCTACTCCAAAACATTTCCAATTTTAGGCTCAGTTGGGGACACATTTCTATATCTACCTGGATGGACCAAG GGCCAAGTCTGGATCAATGGGTTTAACTTGGGCCGGTACTGGACAAAGCAGGGGCCACAACAGACCCTCTACGTGCCAAGATTCCTGCTGTTTCCTAGGGGAGCCCTCAACAAAATTACATTGCTGGAACTAGAAGATGTACCTCTCCAGCCCCAAGTCCAATTTTTGGATAAGCCTATCCTCAATAGCACTAGTACTTTGCACAGGACACATATCAATTCCCTTTCAGCTGATACACTGAGTGCCTCTGAACCAATGGAGTTAAGTGGGCACTGA
- the GLB1L gene encoding beta-galactosidase-1-like protein isoform X3 gives MTKIFTLLRKYEPHGPLVNSEYYTGWLDYWGQNHSTRSVSAVTKGLENMLKLGASVNMYMFHGGTNFGYWNGADKKGRFLPITTSYDYDAPISEAGDPTPKLFALRDVISKFQEVPLGPLPPPSPKMMLGPVTLHLVGHLLAFLDLLCPRGPIHSILPMTFEAVKQDHGFMLYRTYMTHTIFEPTPFWVPNNGVHDRAYVMVDGVFQGVVERNMRDKLFLTGKLGSKLDILVENMGRLSFGSNSSDFKGLLKPPILGQTILTQWMMFPLKIDNLVKWWFPLQLPKWPYPQAPSGPTFYSKTFPILGSVGDTFLYLPGWTKGQVWINGFNLGRYWTKQGPQQTLYVPRFLLFPRGALNKITLLELEDVPLQPQVQFLDKPILNSTSTLHRTHINSLSADTLSASEPMELSGH, from the exons ATGACCAAAATCTTTACCCTGCTTCGGAAGTATGAACCCCATGGGCCATTG GTAAACTCTGAGTACTACACAGGCTGGCTGGATTACTGGGGCCAGAATCACTCCACACGGTCTGTGTCAGCTGTAACCAAAGGACTAGAGAACATGCTCAAGTTGGGAGCCAGTGTGAACAT GTACATGTTCCATGGAGGTACCAACTTTGGATATTGGAATG GTGCCGATAAGAAGGGACGCTTCCTTCCGATTACTACCAGCTATGACTATGATGCACCTATATCTGAAGCAGGGGACCCCACACCTAAGCTTTTTGCTCTTCGAGATGTCATCAGCAAG TTCCAGGAAGTTCCTTTGGGACCTTTACCTCCCCCGAGCCCCAAGATGATGCTTGGACCTGTGACTCTGCACCTG GTTGGGCATTTACTGGCTTTCCTAGACTTGCTTTGCCCCCGTGGGCCCATTCATTCAATCTTGCCAATGACCTTTGAGGCTGTCAAGCAG GACCATGGCTTCATGTTGTACCGAACCTATATGACCCATACCATTTTTGAGCCAACACCATTCTGGGTGCCAAATAATGGAGTCCATGACCGTGCCTATGTGATGGTGGATGGG GTGTTCCAGGGTGTTGTGGAGCGAAATATGAGAGACAAACTATTTTTGACGGGGAAACTGGGGTCCAAACTGGATATCTTGGTGGAGAACATGGGGAGGCTCAGCTTTGGGTCTAACAGCAGTGACTTCAAG GGCCTGTTGAAGCCACCAATTCTGGGGCAAACAATCCTTACCCAGTGGATGATGTTCCCTCTGAAAATTGATAACCTTGTGAAGTGGTGGTTTCCCCTCCAGTTGCCAAAATGGCCATATCCTCAAGCTCCTTCTGGCCCCACATTCTACTCCAAAACATTTCCAATTTTAGGCTCAGTTGGGGACACATTTCTATATCTACCTGGATGGACCAAG GGCCAAGTCTGGATCAATGGGTTTAACTTGGGCCGGTACTGGACAAAGCAGGGGCCACAACAGACCCTCTACGTGCCAAGATTCCTGCTGTTTCCTAGGGGAGCCCTCAACAAAATTACATTGCTGGAACTAGAAGATGTACCTCTCCAGCCCCAAGTCCAATTTTTGGATAAGCCTATCCTCAATAGCACTAGTACTTTGCACAGGACACATATCAATTCCCTTTCAGCTGATACACTGAGTGCCTCTGAACCAATGGAGTTAAGTGGGCACTGA
- the STK16 gene encoding serine/threonine-protein kinase 16 isoform 3 (isoform 3 is encoded by transcript variant 4), protein MGHALCVCSRGTVIIDNKRYLFIQKLGEGDLKPTNILLGDEGQPVLMDLGSMNQACIHVEGSRQALTLQDWAAQRCTISYRAPELFSVQSHCVIDERTDVWSLGCVLYAMMFGEGPYDMVFQKGDSVALAVQNQLSIPQSPRHSSALRQLLNSMMTVDPHQRPHIPLLLSQLEALQPPAPGQHTTQI, encoded by the exons ATGGGCCACGCGCTGTGTGTCTGCTCTCGGGGAACTGTCATCATTGACAATAAGCGCTACCTCTTCATCCAGAAACTGGGGGAGGG AGACTTGAAGCCCACCAATATATTGCTTGGAGATGAGGGGCAGCCAGTTTTAATGGACTTGGGTTCCATGAATCAAGCATGCATCCATGTGGAGGGCTCCCGCCAGGCTCTGACCCTGCAG GACTGGGCAGCCCAGCGGTGCACCATCTCCTACCGAGCCCCAGAGCTCTTCTCTGTGCAGAGTCACTGTGTCATCGATGAGCGGACTGATGTCTGG TCCCTAGGCTGCGTGCTATATGCCATGATGTTTGGGGAAGGCCCTTATGACATGGTGTTCCAAAAGGGTGACAGTGTGGCCCTTGCTGTGCAGAACCAACTCAGCATCCCACAAAGCCCCAG GCATTCTTCAGCATTGCGGCAGCTCCTGAACTCGATGATGACCGTGGACCCGCATCAGCGTCCTCACATTCCTCTCCTCCTCAGTCAGCTGGAGGCGCTTCAGCCCCCAGCTCCTGGCCAACATACTACCCAAATCTGA
- the STK16 gene encoding serine/threonine-protein kinase 16 isoform 2 (isoform 2 is encoded by transcript variant 3) has protein sequence MGHALCVCSRGTVIIDNKRYLFIQKLGEGGFSYVDLVEGLHDGHFYALKRILCHEQQDREEAQREADMHRLFNHPNILRLVAYCLRERGAKHEAWLLLPFFKRGTLWNEIERLKDKGNFLTEDQILWLLLGICRGLEAIHAKGYAHRDLKPTNILLGDEGQPVLMDLGSMNQACIHVEGSRQALTLQSLGCVLYAMMFGEGPYDMVFQKGDSVALAVQNQLSIPQSPRHSSALRQLLNSMMTVDPHQRPHIPLLLSQLEALQPPAPGQHTTQI, from the exons ATGGGCCACGCGCTGTGTGTCTGCTCTCGGGGAACTGTCATCATTGACAATAAGCGCTACCTCTTCATCCAGAAACTGGGGGAGGG TGGGTTCAGCTATGTGGACCTAGTGGAAGGGTTACATGATGGACACTTCTACGCCCTGAAGCGAATCCTGTGTCACGAGCAGCAGGACCGGGAGGAGGCCCAGCGAGAAGCCGACATGCATCGCCTCTTCAATCACCCCAACATCCTTCGCCTCGTGGCTTACTGTCTGAGGGAACGGGGTGCTAAGCATGAGGCCTGGCTGCTGCTACCATTCTTCAAG AGAGGTACGCTGTGGAATGAGATAGAAAGGCTGAAGGACAAAGGCAACTTCCTGACCGAGGATCAAATCCTTTGGCTGCTGCTGGGGATCTGCAGAGGCCTTGAGGCCATTCATGCCAAGGGTTATGCCCACAG AGACTTGAAGCCCACCAATATATTGCTTGGAGATGAGGGGCAGCCAGTTTTAATGGACTTGGGTTCCATGAATCAAGCATGCATCCATGTGGAGGGCTCCCGCCAGGCTCTGACCCTGCAG TCCCTAGGCTGCGTGCTATATGCCATGATGTTTGGGGAAGGCCCTTATGACATGGTGTTCCAAAAGGGTGACAGTGTGGCCCTTGCTGTGCAGAACCAACTCAGCATCCCACAAAGCCCCAG GCATTCTTCAGCATTGCGGCAGCTCCTGAACTCGATGATGACCGTGGACCCGCATCAGCGTCCTCACATTCCTCTCCTCCTCAGTCAGCTGGAGGCGCTTCAGCCCCCAGCTCCTGGCCAACATACTACCCAAATCTGA